A single Epinephelus lanceolatus isolate andai-2023 chromosome 22, ASM4190304v1, whole genome shotgun sequence DNA region contains:
- the LOC144459939 gene encoding uncharacterized protein LOC144459939: MSSTKTGLRTETAIETETGGNYGAVSSIIDHQSNPVQITGASYSQNSPDNKQSRAGTSSLQGGARPASSYHPFPGNSYNPSPAIIRKSSHTEAASPFHHSSSPSRVWYAKDAQKSYIKGKPPTNGSPLFSALAGRNWSTLLPTSRGHYSGYKETNELAAVRARSPSSGIQSSKFLGFASQTAPHAPSISHSLDASVIKSIPSPEKVTSSITDFSQGLHPWSSGETPRHKKVQSYLFKDSKASFGGRETAHTVTGDGHEQRASNAQVYGSFPSNVKQSQRKDPTEEVQHLSSYANQPYHHANMAQYGAWTDSFTKYQQVSAPIKGNIMPSFAPIPQEDTPSSKKSVASSFTNTTTRRTMHPYKPAQTVKRIYGFRGFDKPTWRAVKEPPLPRSNSQRYNFNKGKDHKITSLYPSWSPRYSFGQREASTTLLKPSHGILDITQTKTSQRFTSGFKEARPVLPESDDSMDQKPDRRQYRVSKRIYGLKGFDSRPLEGAKTPVTEPDKSSRVQQGLKLRSLQIWQPQQSSHVSTLSQTEDLKPLLKPAEGTRFTPEKYKQRRKIYTFQGFEPIQDRIAHGQNPATASPRVSSSYLRSAGKLNTESEDKPKPVAVKMSPFNSSTSSTVRGRRVHGNGKKLTHTTPPASDGGNAAIVRLPKRPARIIALTYADILGSASFSGVVAQTPVTPAGKDYHQSGTTTRQDEEEERWILNSEDAVVSGGNTSRGTEAETEDEEEVDLSAAEENKSAVRSKEVDMKTSDLFLDDEGSGSGGFNVSDFFSADTKKSQRLSEDLLELDNLRQSTGNVTVTVPY, from the coding sequence ATGTCATCAACAAAAACCGGACTCCGAACTGAAACTGCTATTGAAACTGAGACGGGCGGGAATTACGGAGCAGTTTCGTCAATCATTGACCATCAGTCAAACCCTGTACAGATTACAGGAGCTAGTTACAGTCAAAACAGCCCAGATAACAAACAGTCCAGAGCGGGAACTTCTAGTTTGCAGGGTGGAGCGAGGCCAGCAAGCAGCTACCACCCTTTCCCTGGAAACTCCTATAATCCATCCCCAGCCATCATTAGAAAATCATCTCATACAGAAGCTGCCAGTCCCTTTCATCACAGCTCAAGTCCTTCACGAGTCTGGTACGCCAAAGATGCTCAGAAATCCTACATCAAAGGAAAACCTCCCACAAATGGCTCCCCTCTTTTTTCAGCCCTGGCTGGTAGAAACTGGAGCACTCTGCTGCCAACTTCAAGAGGGCATTACAGTGGCTATAAAGAGACAAACGAGCTCGCTGCGGTCAGGGCGCGGAGTCCATCTAGTGGGATTCAATCAAGCAAATTTCTCGGCTTCGCGAGTCAAACTGCCCCTCATGCGCCATCAATCAGCCACAGCTTAGACGCCTCCGTTATTAAAAGCATCCCAAGCCCAGAAaaagtgacatcatccatcACGGATTTCTCCCAGGGGTTGCACCCGTGGAGTAGCGGTGAGACGCCGAGACACAAAAAGGTCCAGTCGTATCTGTTCAAGGACTCCAAGGCCTCTTTTGGTGGACGTGAGACAGCTCATACAGTCACTGGTGATGGACATGAGCAAAGGGCCTCCAATGCACAAGTTTACGGCAGCTTTCCTTCAAATGTTAAACAGTCACAAAGAAAAGACCCAACCGAAGAGGTACAGCATCTCTCTAGCTATGCAAATCAACCCTATCATCATGCTAACATGGCCCAGTATGGTGCTTGGACAGATAGTTTTACCAAATACCAACAAGTCTCTGCTCCAATAAAAGGCAACATCATGCCAAGTTTTGCCCCTATACCACAGGAAGATACTCCTAGCAGCAAGAAATCTGTAGCAAGTAGCTTCACGAACACAACCACAAGAAGAACAATGCATCCTTACAAACCTGCACAAACTGTAAAAAGGATCTATGGCTTCAGGGGATTTGACAAACCCACATGGAGAGCTGTGAAGGAGCCCCCTCTTCCCCGATCCAACTCTCAACGCTACAACTTCAACAAAGGAAAAGACCATAAAATCACAAGTCTATACCCTTCCTGGTCACCGAGGTATAGTTTCGGCCAGAGAGAAGCATCTACTACACTTCTAAAACCTTCTCATGGCATTTTAGATATCACCCAAACCAAGACTTCTCAAAGGTTCACATCAGGATTCAAGGAAGCTCGACCTGTGCTACCTGAAAGCGATGACAGCATGGACCAGAAACCAGATCGCAGGCAGTACAGAGTCTCTAAAAGAATATATGGTCTCAAAGGATTTGACAGTCGGCCACTTGAGGGAGCCAAAACTCCAGTTACAGAGCCTGACAAGTCTTCAAGAGTACAGCAGGGTTTGAAACTCAGAAGCCTACAGATCTGGCAACCACAGCAAAGCAGCCATGTGTCCACACTGAGCCAAACTGAAGACCTTAAGCCACTTTTAAAGCCGGCAGAAGGCACCAGATTTACACCTGAGAAATACAAGCAGAGACGTAAAATCTACACCTTTCAGGGATTTGAGCCGATTCAAGACAGAATAGCACACGGACAAAATCCAGCTACAGCATCCCCAAGGGTCTCCTCATCTTATCTCAGATCAGCAGGGAAACTCAACACTGAATCGGAGGACAAACCCAAACCTGTTGCAGTGAAGATGAGCCCGTTCAACAGCTCCACCAGCAGCACCGTGAGAGGCAGACGTGTGCATGGAAACGGTAAAAAGCTCACTCATACTACTCCTCCTGCCAGTGACGGTGGAAACGCAGCCATCGTCAGGCTGCCCAAGAGGCCTGCCAGGATCATAGCTTTAACCTACGCTGATATTCTCGGAAGTGCCTCATTCAGCGGCGTCGTAGCTCAGACACCAGTCACGCCGGCTGGTAAGGATTATCATCAAAGCGGTACAACAACCAGGCAAGACGAAGAGGAAGAACGCTGGATCTTAAACTCTGAGGATGCTGTGGTTAGTGGAGGCAACACGAGCAGAGGGACTGAAGCTGAAactgaagatgaggaggaggtagATTTAAGTGCTGCTGAGGAAAACAAGTCGGCTGTTAGAAGCAAAGAAGTCGACATGAAAACATCTGATttgttcctggatgatgaaggaaGTGGAAGTGGGGGTTTTAATGTGTCTGATTTTTTCTCAGCTGATACTAAAAAGAGTCAGAGGCTGAGTGAGGATCTGTTAGAGCTAGATAATCTTCGACAGTCAACTGGGAACGTAACTGTAACTGTCCCATACTGA
- the LOC117246093 gene encoding RING finger protein 227 isoform X1 produces MYSEHECGICYQTYNAGLRCPRKLHCHHSFCESCLLALSRPQAADQERLGAERVIVCPLCRHTTTISGERKVRAELRVDEGVLEGLLLSGVLDREEEEEEDIEEAKSHVQNSCDDTEELYDLIAEESDFSSGSRGGRLRRSCWKVWRLIIGKNSRRRDRETDFMNSDDLRNFAMMSCNMF; encoded by the exons atgtacTCAGAGCATGAGTGCGGAATTTGTTACCAGACCTATAACGCAGGTCTGCGGTGTCCCCGGAAGCTCCACTGCCACCACAGCTTCTGTGAGAGCTGCCTCCTGGCCCTGTCCCGACCCCAGGCAGCCGACCAGGAGCGTCTGGGAGCGGAGCGAGTCATCGTCTGCCCGCTGTGCCGACACACTACCACCATCTCCGGGGAGAGGAAGGTGAGAGCCGAGCTGAGGGTGGACGAGGGCGTCCTGGAGGGGCTGTTGCTCTCAGGAGTCCtcgacagagaggaagaggaggaggaggacatagAGGAGGCGAAGAGTCACGTTCAGAACAGCTGTGACGACACCGAGGAGCTGTATGATCTCATAGCCGAGGAGAGCGACTTCTCCTCGGGCTCCAGAGGCGGGAGGCTCCGGCGGTCCTGTTGGAAAGTTTGGAGGCTGATTATCGGGAAAAACTCACGGCGGAGGGACAGAGAAA cagactTTATGAACAGCGATGACCTGAGGAACTTCGCAATGATGTCCTGCAACATGTTTTAA
- the LOC117246093 gene encoding RING finger protein 227 isoform X2, whose product MYSEHECGICYQTYNAGLRCPRKLHCHHSFCESCLLALSRPQAADQERLGAERVIVCPLCRHTTTISGERKVRAELRVDEGVLEGLLLSGVLDREEEEEEDIEEAKSHVQNSCDDTEELYDLIAEESDFSSGSRGGRLRRSCWKVWRLIIGKNSRRRDRENFMNSDDLRNFAMMSCNMF is encoded by the exons atgtacTCAGAGCATGAGTGCGGAATTTGTTACCAGACCTATAACGCAGGTCTGCGGTGTCCCCGGAAGCTCCACTGCCACCACAGCTTCTGTGAGAGCTGCCTCCTGGCCCTGTCCCGACCCCAGGCAGCCGACCAGGAGCGTCTGGGAGCGGAGCGAGTCATCGTCTGCCCGCTGTGCCGACACACTACCACCATCTCCGGGGAGAGGAAGGTGAGAGCCGAGCTGAGGGTGGACGAGGGCGTCCTGGAGGGGCTGTTGCTCTCAGGAGTCCtcgacagagaggaagaggaggaggaggacatagAGGAGGCGAAGAGTCACGTTCAGAACAGCTGTGACGACACCGAGGAGCTGTATGATCTCATAGCCGAGGAGAGCGACTTCTCCTCGGGCTCCAGAGGCGGGAGGCTCCGGCGGTCCTGTTGGAAAGTTTGGAGGCTGATTATCGGGAAAAACTCACGGCGGAGGGACAGAGAAA actTTATGAACAGCGATGACCTGAGGAACTTCGCAATGATGTCCTGCAACATGTTTTAA